In Quadrisphaera sp. RL12-1S, a single genomic region encodes these proteins:
- the disA gene encoding DNA integrity scanning diadenylate cyclase DisA, producing the protein MDEREEEALLRATLAVVAPGTALRDGLERILRGRTGALVVLGHDATVEQLCTGGFNLDVDFSATRLRELAKMDGAIVCDRAVTRIVRAAVQLVPDPSIETSESGTRHRTAERTAKQTGLPVVSVSASMNIVALYVGSRRHVVEGSDSILARANQALATLERYRSRLDEVTGTLSALEIEDLVTLRDVASVLQRLEMVRRISAEISGYVVELGADGRLLSLQLDELVSGIGGDRELVVRDYLTGPAGSETAVRTGRSVQGVLEDLSALTDSRLVDLEALSRVLGLLGDGDTLDSPASPRGYRLLSKVPRLPAVVVERLVTHYDGLQKLLAASTDDLMGVGGVGEHRARAVREGLSRLAESSILERYV; encoded by the coding sequence GTGGACGAGCGCGAGGAGGAAGCCCTCCTGCGGGCCACGCTGGCCGTCGTCGCCCCGGGCACGGCCCTGCGGGACGGCCTGGAGCGCATCCTGCGCGGGCGGACCGGCGCGCTCGTGGTCCTCGGCCACGACGCGACCGTCGAGCAGCTGTGCACGGGTGGCTTCAACCTCGACGTCGACTTCTCCGCCACCCGCCTGCGCGAGCTGGCGAAGATGGACGGAGCCATCGTCTGCGACCGCGCGGTGACCCGCATCGTGCGCGCGGCGGTGCAGCTGGTGCCCGACCCGTCCATCGAGACCAGCGAGTCCGGCACCCGCCACCGCACCGCCGAGCGGACCGCCAAGCAGACGGGTCTGCCCGTGGTCTCCGTGAGCGCCTCCATGAACATCGTGGCGCTCTACGTGGGCTCGCGCCGGCACGTGGTGGAGGGGTCGGACTCGATCCTGGCGCGCGCCAACCAGGCACTGGCCACGCTGGAGCGCTACCGCTCCCGCCTCGACGAGGTGACCGGCACGCTGTCGGCCCTGGAGATCGAGGACCTCGTCACGCTGCGCGACGTCGCCAGCGTGCTGCAGCGCCTGGAGATGGTCCGGCGGATCTCCGCGGAGATCTCCGGCTACGTGGTCGAGCTCGGCGCTGACGGCCGCCTGCTGTCGCTGCAGCTCGACGAGCTGGTCAGCGGCATCGGCGGGGACCGCGAGCTGGTGGTGCGGGACTACCTCACCGGACCGGCCGGCAGCGAGACCGCCGTCCGCACCGGCCGCTCCGTGCAGGGCGTCCTGGAGGACCTCTCGGCCCTGACCGACTCGCGCCTGGTGGACCTCGAGGCGCTCTCGCGCGTGCTGGGGCTCCTCGGCGACGGCGACACCCTCGACTCGCCCGCCTCCCCGCGCGGCTACCGGCTGCTGTCGAAGGTGCCGCGGCTGCCCGCCGTCGTCGTCGAGAGGCTCGTCACGCACTACGACGGCCTGCAGAAGCTGCTGGCCGCCAGCACGGACGACCTCATGGGCGTCGGCGGGGTCGGTGAGCACCGGGCCCGCGCGGTGCGGGAGGGCCTGTCGCGCCTGGCCGAGTCGAGCATCCTCGAGCGCTACGTCTAG
- a CDS encoding DUF7800 domain-containing protein, producing the protein MTADGPAGGVLEGVPELVLGPMLRHVDATSATLWFETSGPCTVCVEVGGGVLDAPVTASGSTWGVHGHHYAILVVRGLPEASELPYRVHLAEPAGPDAAHPPASRRVWPPASPDSELAAFPPSTVRTAHADGKLRLAFGSCRRSEPLDAAGVAAVGPDALVELAHRMAFPPAQGPALERPDVLLMLGDQLYADEPSAPIRERLRQARRDPDVAGQEEVAEEICTFEEYTWLYTESWSVAPVRWLLSTVPTCMLLDDHDLRDDWNTSQAWREEVRRQPWFDDRVRGALGSYWVYQHLGNLSPAELDREELLAAITAADDDDARSTLLDDYAERADSDPDTARWSYVRDFGRTSADGSDAHGGVRLVAVDCRCSRRLDPGDRAILDDAEWEWVQRQAQPGAPVDHLLLASTLPALMVPAFSDVEAWNEALVAGRWGRWLQRPGEALRQAVDLEHWPAFGSSLHDLLRLLARVAGGPRPPATVLLLSGDVHCSYTARAQLDGVVGSPTAVHQLVMSPFRNPLKPALRVANRLAGQAPVRALAALLARVARVERPPATWEVEEGPWFDNGVMTVVLDGRSARLEVDHVRVDRSGRWLRRTLHRTLV; encoded by the coding sequence GTGACTGCTGACGGTCCTGCTGGCGGCGTCCTCGAGGGCGTCCCCGAGCTCGTGCTCGGGCCGATGCTGCGCCACGTCGACGCAACGAGCGCCACCCTCTGGTTCGAGACCAGCGGCCCCTGCACCGTGTGCGTGGAGGTGGGGGGCGGGGTGCTGGACGCCCCGGTGACCGCCTCGGGCAGCACCTGGGGCGTCCACGGCCACCACTACGCGATCCTCGTGGTGCGGGGCCTCCCGGAGGCCTCCGAGCTGCCCTACCGCGTCCACCTCGCCGAGCCCGCGGGGCCGGACGCGGCCCACCCGCCCGCCTCGCGACGGGTCTGGCCGCCGGCCAGCCCGGACTCGGAGCTGGCGGCCTTCCCGCCGAGCACCGTCCGCACGGCGCACGCCGACGGGAAGCTGCGCCTGGCCTTCGGCTCGTGCCGGCGCTCGGAGCCGCTCGACGCCGCGGGGGTGGCCGCCGTGGGGCCCGACGCCCTCGTGGAGCTGGCGCACCGCATGGCGTTCCCCCCGGCGCAGGGCCCGGCGCTGGAGCGGCCCGACGTGCTGCTCATGCTGGGCGACCAGCTCTACGCCGACGAGCCGTCGGCGCCGATCCGCGAGCGGCTGCGGCAGGCGCGGCGCGACCCGGACGTCGCCGGGCAGGAGGAGGTGGCGGAGGAGATCTGCACCTTCGAGGAGTACACGTGGCTGTACACCGAGAGCTGGAGCGTCGCGCCGGTGCGCTGGCTGCTGTCCACGGTGCCCACGTGCATGCTCCTGGACGACCACGACCTGCGCGACGACTGGAACACCTCCCAGGCGTGGCGCGAGGAGGTGCGCCGGCAGCCCTGGTTCGACGACCGGGTGCGGGGGGCTCTGGGCAGCTACTGGGTCTACCAGCACCTGGGCAACCTCAGTCCCGCCGAGCTGGACCGCGAGGAGCTGCTCGCGGCCATCACCGCCGCTGACGACGACGACGCGCGCAGCACCCTCCTGGACGACTACGCCGAGCGCGCCGACTCCGACCCGGACACGGCGCGCTGGAGCTACGTGCGCGACTTCGGCCGCACCTCGGCGGACGGCAGCGACGCGCACGGCGGGGTGCGCCTCGTGGCCGTGGACTGCCGCTGCTCGCGCCGGCTCGACCCCGGCGACCGCGCGATCCTCGACGACGCCGAGTGGGAGTGGGTCCAGCGGCAGGCGCAGCCCGGCGCCCCCGTCGACCACCTGCTGCTGGCGAGCACGCTGCCGGCGCTCATGGTGCCGGCGTTCTCCGACGTCGAGGCCTGGAACGAGGCCCTCGTGGCCGGGCGGTGGGGCCGCTGGCTGCAGCGGCCCGGTGAGGCCCTGCGGCAGGCGGTGGACCTGGAGCACTGGCCGGCGTTCGGCAGCTCCCTGCACGATCTCCTGCGGCTGCTGGCGCGCGTGGCGGGCGGCCCGCGCCCGCCCGCCACGGTGCTGCTGCTGTCCGGTGACGTGCACTGCAGCTACACGGCCCGCGCGCAGCTGGACGGGGTGGTCGGGAGCCCGACGGCCGTCCACCAGCTGGTGATGTCCCCGTTCCGCAACCCCCTCAAGCCCGCGCTGCGGGTGGCCAACCGCCTGGCGGGCCAGGCTCCCGTGCGCGCGCTCGCCGCGCTGCTGGCGCGCGTCGCCCGTGTGGAGCGGCCCCCGGCCACGTGGGAGGTGGAGGAGGGGCCGTGGTTCGACAACGGGGTCATG